A genomic stretch from Strongyloides ratti genome assembly S_ratti_ED321, chromosome : 1 includes:
- a CDS encoding Netrin domain and Proteinase inhibitor I35, tissue inhibitor of metalloproteinase family and Tissue inhibitor of metalloproteinases-like, OB-fold domain-containing protein, with product MRDSAKNNYCRSEWVSRVNVSNIVTVYINDTKHPFYHSNQIVYIVEHIEVFKAPSRFNGTLPPYIYTPSESAACGLDLLSKGHEYLLSGQFSSHNIATTTLCGQILSDLKPSVGIIQEWKEIDDLQKAALQHNGYEPCNNEMVKDNKLTSKINNATSTPTIPVATLKGIKQKSTEEVIKN from the exons ATGCGAGATTCTGCTAAAAACAACTATTGTCGATCTGAATGGG TTTCACGAGTAAATGTTAGTAATATTGTAACAgtttatattaatgatacAAAACATCCTTTTTATCATTCAAATCAAATAGTATATATTGTTGAACATATTGAAGTTTTTAAAGCACCATCAAGATTTAATGGAACATTACCaccatatatttatacaccATCTGAATCAGCTGCTTGTGGATTAGATTTATTAAGTAAAGGTCATGAATATTTGTTATCAGGACAGTTTTCATCTCATAACATTGCTACAACAACATTATGTGGTCAGATTCTTTCTGATCTTAAACCTTCGGTCGGTATTATTCAAGAATGGAAAGAAATTGATGATCTTCAAAAAGCTGCACTTCAACATAATGGTTATGAACCATGTAACAATGAAATGGTCAAGGACAATAAACTTACTAGTAAAATTAACAATGCTACATCAACACCAACAATTCCAGTTGCAACATTGAAAggaattaaacaaaaatcaACAGAAGAAgtgattaaaaattaa
- a CDS encoding F-box domain-containing protein, whose translation MTGKYNNFEVSFSSLPSEILCIILKQVDWKTIYNVKALSKFFYTFVAKNLDSLPKPKVREFEISSYATKDTIIEGFFLLENKINPICISCQVNNLSQSDKENEIENCLMRIDLTNVGVGKIKTNGKSFVFDILNRYLQPGINVGFLEIEINRCQNLESFSSFIQKIKHVTFFHLTKLCFSHQTILKCQCTKFVNPEMITKLFLNNNNLQWLDISSKCSDFDVELIQNMKTRQILCEGEGKLHKNFTICLPYKRDMDVHHEITKHFSCGKYIISNISQNYGNFNYFQATKLCTGCNCQMHIGIAYINIEESRKPICSSYV comes from the exons ATGACtggtaaatataataattttgaagttTCTTTTTCTTCACTTCCTAGTGAAATATTATGTATTATTCTAAAACAGGTTGATTGGAAAACCATTTATAATGTGAAAgcattatcaaaatttttttatacttttgtTGCTAAGAATTTGGATTCATTACCCAAACCAAAAGTTCGTGAATTTGAAATTTCAAGTTACGCAACAAAAGATACCATTATTGaaggattttttttattggaaaataaaattaatccTATATGTATTAGTTGTCAAGTCAACAATTTATCCCAATCtgataaagaaaatgaaattgaaaattGTCTTATGAGAATAGATCTTACAAATGTTGGTGTAGGTAAAATAAAGACAAACGGGAAATCTTTTGTATTTGATATTCTAAATCGATACCTTCAACCAGGAATAAATGTTGGATTTCTAGAAATTGAAATTAACAGATGCCAAAATTTGGAGAGTTTTTCAtcttttattcaaaaaataaagcaTGTAACTTTCTTTCACTTAACGAAACTATGTTTTTCACATCAAACTATTCTTA aATGCCAATGTACAAAATTTGTCAACCCAGAAATGATaactaaattatttcttaataacaataatctTCAATGGTTAGATATATCTTCAAAATGTAGTGATTTTGATGTTGAATTAATACAAAACATGAAAACAAGACAAATTTTATGTGAAGGTGAAGgaaaattacataaaaattttacaatatgCCTTCCATATAAAAGAGATATGGATGTTCATCACGAAATTACGAAACATTTTTCATGTGggaaatatataatatcaaatattagTCAAAATTATggaaattttaattactttcAGGCTACCAAATTATGTACAGGATGTAATTGTCAAATGCACATTGGAATTgcttatattaatattgaaGAATCAAGGAAACCTATATGTTCTTCTTAtgtttaa
- a CDS encoding Ubiquitin fusion degradation protein 1 homolog has protein sequence MYRGTIDDINILSWPYKADLRCFSMRHYPFCEPEKANQYNYSGKIFLPASALDHLMNSNIEYPMMFKISNKETNEFTHCGVMEFTAEEGKIYLPIWMMRQLKLSEGVIIRIKYVSLPRATYAKLQPQSTDFLEISDPRAVLERELAKYSCFSINDKITFRYNDTDYEVSVVELKPSDAVCVVECDINVDFAPPVGYVEPETQQTSTEMPDAPDLPSLKEAESRSFHGNGFRLDGKDKKKNTADCTEQKMKALPELIVNETYTPGKLNFISEMSFKQEKIYN, from the exons ATGTATCGTGGAACTATTGATGATATTAACATACTTTCATGGCCTTATAAAGCAGATTTAAGATGTTTTTCCATGCGCCATTATCCTTTCTGTGAGCCAGAAAAAGCAAATCAGTATAATTATTCCGGAAAA ATATTTCTTCCTGCAAGTGCATTAGATCATTTAATGAATTCAAATATCGAATATCCAATgatgtttaaaatttcaaacaAAGAAACCAATGAATTTACTCATTGTGGAGTAATGGAATTTACTGCTGAAGAGGGTAAAATTTATCTTCCAATATGg ATGATGCGTCAACTAAAATTGAGTGAAGGTGTAATAATACGTATAAAGTATGTATCTTTACCAAGAGCAACATATGCTAAATTGCAACCGCAGTCAACTGATTTCTTAGAAATTAGTGATCCAAGAGCTGTTTTAGAGAGAGAACTTGCAAAATATTCATGTTTTTCAATCAATGACAAAATAACGTTTCGATATAATGATACAGATTATGAGGTTTCTGTCGTTGAATTAAAACCTTCTGATGCTGTTTGTGTTGTGGAATGTGATATTAACGTTGATTTTGCTCCACCAGTAGGTTATGTTGAACCAGAAACGCAACAAACATCAACGGAGATGCCGGATGCTCCTGATTTACCAAGTTTAAAGGAGGCCGAAAGTAGATCGTTTCATGGAAATGGTTTTAGATTAGATGGaaaagataaaaagaaaaatactGCTGATTGCACAGAACAAAAAATGAAAGCACTACCAGAGCTTATTGTTAATGAAACATACACACCTGGTaaacttaattttatcaG tgAAATGTCGTTTAAACAAGAAAAA atatataattaa
- a CDS encoding Mitochondrial import inner membrane translocase subunit Tim9 produces the protein MATPGAPGTETDMKTFKDFLMQYNMVSENCFSHCINDLTSRDVTEKEDKCSKNCLDKFLRMTQRLSTRFAEHQLLNAQTHS, from the exons ATGGCTACACCAGGTGCTCCAGGTACAGAAACAGATATGAAAACATTCAAAGATTTTCTTATGCAATATAATATGGTATCGGAAAATTGTTTTTCACATTGTATCAATGATTTAACATCAAG agatGTTACTGAAAAAGAAGACAAATGTTCGAAAAATTGTTTGGATAAGTTTCTAAGAATGACACAACGCCTTAGTACACGATTTGCTGAACATCAATTATTAAATGCACAGACTCATTCATAA